A region from the Lysobacter antibioticus genome encodes:
- a CDS encoding DUF6714 family protein — translation MDSIFDAIDRAFSDGTAVPAMSLRGGNALDSHQAPAPFDAELDRPVAAYLEAHHWGVAHLDPISWRHYLPLLLRYALLKLDQADSMAIDALLSSLRPPDRDPPRFASLTQQQEQAVIAVLDALAFEEASAWTDEAIVALDEYWAPGAHYRNGLATQE, via the coding sequence ATGGACAGCATTTTTGACGCTATCGATCGGGCATTCAGCGACGGCACCGCCGTGCCTGCGATGTCGCTGCGCGGCGGCAATGCCCTCGACAGCCACCAAGCACCTGCGCCGTTCGATGCCGAACTCGACCGTCCGGTCGCTGCGTATCTGGAAGCGCACCATTGGGGCGTCGCGCATCTCGACCCCATCTCGTGGCGCCACTACCTGCCGCTGCTTCTGCGATACGCCTTGCTCAAGCTGGACCAGGCGGATTCGATGGCGATCGACGCACTGTTGAGTTCACTGCGTCCACCCGACCGCGATCCACCGCGCTTCGCATCGCTCACCCAGCAACAGGAACAAGCCGTGATTGCAGTGCTGGACGCCCTCGCCTTCGAGGAAGCCTCAGCCTGGACGGATGAGGCCATCGTCGCTCTTGATGAGTACTGGGCGCCGGGTGCCCACTATCGCAACGGCCTCGCCACGCAAGAGTGA